One Triticum dicoccoides isolate Atlit2015 ecotype Zavitan chromosome 5B, WEW_v2.0, whole genome shotgun sequence genomic window carries:
- the LOC119306313 gene encoding probable staphylococcal-like nuclease CAN3, which translates to MGNILRSLQPQQQQQQEPLDPHGLAPDAAAIAALTRDLGSFESSSMVPEGLGQHVTSSKKAQINWYKCILEAYRNATPPRTPAEAAQLVATALNWIPRVDLECFTSAWTNAVSHNHYGSQVNAKCIGDGDGFTAYVAVMDDPRESENVPQKVYEMVTERTQARIRRDYDRADTLRSTIDEAGYKIIIRSGSEILARKYRIRMRGIDAPELKMPYGKESKDALVKLIGGKSSRIYVYEQDQFGRYVGDIYCDSVFIQEQMLKNGHAWYFKNYDSRREFLEWERKARAACQGFWALNNPEKPWDWRRDERNGRHITTEVY; encoded by the exons ATGGGGAACATCCTGAGGTCCCTTCAgccccagcagcagcagcagcaggaaccTCTGGATCCCCATGGCCtcgcgccggacgccgccgccatTGCCGCCCTGACGCGCGACCTCGGCAGCTTTGAATCCTCATCCAT GGTTCCGGAAGGGCTCGGACAGCACGTCACTTCGTCCAAGAAAGCACAGATTAATTG GTACAAGTGTATTTTGGAAGCATACAGGAATGCAACCCCACCGAGAACACCAGCAGAGGCTGCCCAGCTAGTTGCGACAGCCCTAAACTGGATCCCAAGAGTTGATTTGGAG TGCTTTACATCAGCATGGACAAATGCTGTTTCTCATAATCACTATGGTTCTCAGGTTAATGCAAAGTGCATTGGAGATGGTGATGGCTTTACTGCTTATGTTGCTGTAATGGATGATCCCAGGGAGTCAGAAAATGTACCACAAAAAGTGTATGAGATGGTGACTGAAAGGACTCAAGCACGTATCCGTAGGGATTACGACAGGGCTGATACTCTTCGAAGTACCATTGACGAAGCTGGATACAA GATAATAATCCGTTCAGGCAGTGAGATCCTTGCAAGGAAATACCGAATCAGAATGAG GGGAATAGATGCACCGGAGCTGAAGATGCCGTATGGAAAGGAATCAAAGGATGCTTTGGTGAAGCTCATTGGTGGGAAAAGCAGCAGAATTTATGTGTATGAGCAGGACCAATTTGGCCGATATGTTGGCGACATCTATTGCGACAGTGTGTTCATCCAG GAGCAGATGCTGAAGAATGGTCATGCATGGTATTTCAAAAATTATGATTCACGGCGAGAGTTTCTTGAA TGGGAGAGAAAGGCAAGAGCTGCATGCCAAGGTTTTTGGGCGTTAAATAACCCTGAGAAGCCGTGGGACTGGAGAAGAGACGAGCGCAATGGAAGACACATCACCACTGAGGTCTATTAA
- the LOC119308499 gene encoding putative pentatricopeptide repeat-containing protein At1g77010, mitochondrial, producing the protein MAVAVDVRGSIQLLRTCGAVAGQQLHQVLLKSGHVLSSLPPSNSVLLMYARFSPTHRRDALRLFDEMPGRNCFSYNSLVTAHLNSRDHAEALSLFHSMPERNNFSWNAVITGMVSAGDLDTARSLLDEMPVKDAVAVNAVMHRYVRCGRVDEAFALFREIGSARGGAADSSPCNDLFVLATVVGACADRMKYNFGRQVHSRMVTAKIELDSVLSCALVDMYCKCGDVDSARRVFDGLAQIDEFSVSALVYGYASRGQLNKALHIFDRVENLNILLWNSLISGCAFACLGDDAFALFVRMMRSDVLPDSSTYASVLNVCGFSGMLKSGQQIHGCGLKSGTVNDMIAASALIDFYSKCTLWEDACRAFSELRFHDTVVLNSMINVYSNCGRIEEAKRVFSMITSKSVISWNSLVVGLSQNGHAIDAMELFCKMHRLGVRLDKVAIASALSASSNICSISFGEQIFSLATVLGLQSDHVVASSVIDLYCKCGNLANGCKIFDGIYKPDEVMWNSMLIGYASNGHGRKALELLELMRVSGERPTERTFVGVLSACCHSGLVEEGLTWFKKMQEDFCLIPSAEHYACVTDLLVRAGRLDEAVEFIENMPFKADTVSWTTVVGGCRAQGNEALIKKMSKRLKQMEESGSPHSSLYVQLSSVLAAKGDWAKSAEMRGMMRERRIAKNPGCSWIDS; encoded by the coding sequence ATGGCCGTCGCCGTCGACGTCCGCGGCTCCATCCAGCTCCTCCGCACCTGCGGCGCCGTGGCCGGCCAGCAGCTGCACCAGGTCCTCCTCAAGTCCGGCCACGTCCTGTCCTCCCTCCCGCCCTCCAACTCGGTCCTCCTCATGTACGCCCGTTTCTCTCCGACCCACCGCCGCGACGCACTGCGATTGTTCGACGAAATGCCCGGCAGGAACTGCTTCTCCTACAACTCCCTCGTCACCGCCCACCTCAACTCCCGGGACCACGCCGAGGCGCTCAGTCTCTTCCACTCCATGCCGGAAAGGAACAACTTTTCGTGGAACGCAGTGATCACAGGCATGGTCTCTGCAGGGGATTTGGACACCGCCCGCAGTCTGCTGGACGAGATGCCCGTCAAGGATGCTGTGGCTGTCAACGCTGTTATGCATAGGTATGTCCGGTGCGGCCGTGTGGATGAGGCGTTTGCTTTGTTCAGAGAGATTGGTTCGGCACGCGGTGGTGCAGCGGACTCCTCGCCGTGCAATGATCTTTTTGTGCTTGCTACGGTTGTTGGTGCTTGTGCTGACCGGATGAAGTACAATTTTGGGAGACAAGTGCATAGTCGAATGGTGACTGCCAAGATTGAACTGGATTCGGTTTTGAGTTGCGCATTGGTGGACATGTACTGCAAGTGTGGGGATGTGGACTCTGCTCGGCGTGTCTTTGATGGTTTAGCACAGATTGACGAGTTCTCTGTTTCTGCCCTGGTCTATGGCTATGCTTCCCGTGGACAGCTAAACAAGGCGTTACATATTTTTGATAGGGTGGAGAACCTCAACATTCTTTTGTGGAATTCTCTCATCAGTGGCTGTGCATTTGCCTGCCTTGGAGATGATGCTTTTGCTCTTTTTGTAAGGATGATGCGGTCAGATGTGTTGCCTGATTCTTCAACGTATGCCAGCGTTCTGAATGTTTGTGGTTTTTCAGGAATGCTCAAGTCTGGGCAGCAGATACATGGGTGTGGTCTAAAGAGTGGGACTGTCAATGACATGATAGCAGCAAGCGCTCTCATTGACTTCTACTCAAAATGCACCCTCTGGGAGGATGCTTGTCGAGCTTTCAGTGAGCTTAGGTTTCACGATACTGTGGTGCTCAATTCAATGATCAACGTGTACTCAAACTGTGGGCGGATAGAAGAGGCGAAAAGAGTTTTTTCgatgatcactagcaagagtgtcaTATCATGGAACTCTTTGGTTGTTGGGTTGAGCCAGAATGGAcatgcaattgatgccatggagctgTTCTGCAAGATGCATCGCCTTGGCGTGCGGCTCGACAAGGTTGCTATAGCTAGTGCTCTGAGTGCATCAAGTAATATTTGCTCCATAAGTTTTGGGGAGCAGATTTTTTCTCTTGCTACTGTTCTTGGCTTGCAGTCTGACCATGTTGTAGCCTCTTCAGTCATCGATCTGTATTGCAAATGTGGCAACTTGGCCAATGGTTGCAAGATTTTCGATGGAATATACAAGCCCGACGAAGTCATGTGGAACTCAATGCTAATTGGTTATGCTTCCAACGGGCATGGACGCAAGGCACTAGAACTCTTGGAGCTGATGAGAGTTAGCGGTGAAAGACCAACCGAACGGACATTTGTTGGTGTCCTTTCCGCGTGCTGCCACTCTGGACTTGTGGAAGAAGGACTGACATGGTTTAAGAAAATGCAGGAGGATTTCTGTCTGATTCCATCAGCTGAGCATTATGCATGTGTGACTGACCTGTTAGTCCGGGCAGGTCGGCTAGATGAAGCAGTTGAGTTCATCGAGAATATGCCCTTTAAAGCCGATACAGTAAGTTGGACTACAGTTGTTGGTGGTTGCAGAGCTCAGGGCAATGAGGCTCTGATCAAGAAGATGTCAAAGAGACTGAAGCAGATGGAGGAATCAGGATCACCACATTCCAGTCTGTATGTGCAGCTGTCCAGCGTGCTCGCTGCTAAAGGGGATTGGGCCAAATCAGCTGAAATGAGGGGTATGATGCGTGAGAGAAGAATTGCGAAAAATCCTGGTTGCAGTTGGATTGACAGTTAG